The window CCCTGTCAACCTCATCTGGCGATGTAACTCTTATGCCAAGTGCACCGTATGCATCTGCAAGCTTTACAAAATCCGGTGGCCTGTCAAGGGTTGTTTGTGAAAATCTTTTTCCATAGAAAAGGCCCTGCCACTGGCGAACCATGCCTAAAACGCCATTGTTAAGCAGCGCAACTATCACAGGTATATTGTAGTGAACAGCTGTTGCAAGCTCACCACAGTTCATTCTAAAACTTCCATCTCCTGCAATATCAATTACTACTTTGTCTGGTCTTGCTATCTTTGCTCCAATTGCTGCACCAAAACCATAACCCATTGTACCAAGACCACCTGAAGAAATAAACTGTCTTGGCCTTTGGTATTTGTAAAACTGTGCTGCCCAAATCTGGTTTTGTCCAACCTCTGTTGTGATTATTGCATCGTTGTTGGTAAGAGCAGAAATTCTCTCAACAACATACTGGGGATGAAGCTTGCCATCATTTGGATAGCTCAAAGGATAGTTTTTCTTCCATTCATATATCATCTCTATCCATTCAGTATTTGTCTTTTTCTCAATATTATCAACCAGTATCTTTAATATCTGCTTCACATCGCCAACAAGCGCAATATCAGTGCTGACGTTTTTGTCAATCTCAGCAGGGTCAATATCAATGTGAATAATCTTTGCATTTGGTGCAAATCTGTCAACCTTGCTGATTACTCTATCTGAAAACCTTGCACCAACAGCAATCAAAAGGTCGCAGTGTGACACTGCATAGTTAGAAGCGCGTGTGCCGTGCATTCCAACAAGCCCTGTATAGTTCGGATGAGTTGATGGAAATCCACCAACACCCATCAAAGTTGTGGCAACAGGTGCATTTATCTTTTCTGCAAATTGAATGAGCTCTTCTGATGCCTCTGACGAAATAACCCCTCCGCCAGAGCAGATAAAAGGTCTTTGACTTGAATTTATAAGCTCAATCGCCTTTTCTATCTCTTCTTGTGTTGCAAAAACCTTTTTCTTAATTTTCTTTGGCTCTTTTTTCTCATATTCAGCATATGCTGCTGTCACATCCTTGCAAACATCAATTAAAACAGGTCCTGGTCTTCCACTTTGCGCAATTTCAAATGCACGTCGAATGGTATCGGCTAAAACATTTACATCTTTTACAATAAAATTGTGCTTTGTAATTGGCATAGTAATACCTGTTATATCAACCTCTTGGAACGAGTCTTTGCCAAGCAAGTTTGTTGGCACCTGGCCTGTTATTGCTATAATTGGAACAGAATCCATATAAGCTGTTGCAATACCTGTGACGATATTTGTAGCACCGGGGCCTGAGGTTGTAAACACAACCCCAACCTTGCCAGATGCTCTTGCATACCCATCTGCTGCATGGGAGGCGTGCTGTTCGTGCGATGTCAAATAGTGTTTTATCTCATTTTGATGTTTATAAAGCGCATCGTAGATATTCAGGGCAGCACCGCCCGGATACCCAAATACCTCTTTTACCCCTTGTTCTTTTAAACACTCAATAATAATCTCTGCGCCTGTCAGCTTCAAAATACCACAACCCCCAAACCAAGATTTTTATTCAAGTATAGCACCAGTTGACGCTGACCTTACAAGTTTTGAGTATCTGTAAAGATACCCTTTTTCCACTTTTGGTTCAAATGGTGGAAGGCTTTCAAGTCTTCTTTTTATTTCTTCTTCAGGCACCTCTAAGGTAAGAGTTTTATTTTCTATGTCAATCGAGATGATATCTCCATCTTGCACAGCTGCAATCGGACCTCGCTCTGCTGCCTCTGGTGATACATGGCCAAAACAAGCGCCTCGTGTTGCACCAGAAAACCTTCCATCGGTGATGAGTGCAACATCTTCAATTAACCCAACACCTGCCAAAGCTGATGTCGGTGAGAGCATCTCTCTCATGCCAGGTCCGCCTTTTGGGCCTTCATACCTTATAACAATAACATCTCCTTTTTGGATTTTCCCTTTCAAGATTGCCTCAAACACTTCTTCACCGCTTTCAAACACGCGCGCCGGGCCTCTGTGCTTCATTAGCTTTGGCGGCACTGCACTCTTTTTGACAACAGCACCATCTGGCGCAAGGTTGCCTCTTACAATCACAAGCCCACCTGTTTCAGAATATGGATTGTCGATTGGTCTTATTACATTGTAATCTTTAACTTTTGCATCTTTGATATTCTCTCCCACAGTTTTCCCTGTAACTGTCAAAAGATTTAAATGAATCAAACCTTTTTTAGAAAGCTCATTCATAACAGCTTGAACGCCGCCCGCAAAGTAAAGGTCTTCAATGTGGTAATGCCCTGCTGGTGAAAGCTTGCAAAGGTTGGGTGTTCTGTCACTGATGTCGTTTATAATATCAAGGTTAAGTTTTATCCCTAATTCATTCGCAATAGCAGGAAGATGCAGAATAGTGTTTGTTGACCCACCAAGCGCCATATCCACTGTCAAGGCATTTTCAAATGCCTCAATTGTTAAAATATCAGATGGTTTTATGTCTCTTTCTACAAGCTCAACTATCTTCATTCCAGCAATTTTAGCAAGGCGGATTCGTGCTGCCATCACAGCTGGAATTGTGCCATTGCCCGGAAGAGCAAGCCCCAAAGCCTCACTCAGACAGTTCATTGTGTTTGCTGTGAACATGCCAGAACAAGAACCACAACCAGGGCATGCATTCTCTTCCAGAGCAAAAAGCTCCTCATCGGTAATCTTGCCAGCAGAGTACGCACCTACTGCTTCAAATACAGAGTTCAAATCACACACTTTATTATCTATCCTGCCAGCAAGCATTGGACCGCCACTTATAAGTATGCTTGGGATATTCACTCTTGCTGCAGCCATCAGCATTCCTGGTACAATCTTGTCGCAGTTTGGAATCAAGACCATGCCATCAAACTGATGTGCCATTACCATTGCTTCAATTGAGTCTGCAATCAGTTCTCTTGTGATGAGAGAGTACTTCATTCCAATGTGACCCATTGCAATCCCATCACAAACACCAATTACGTTAAACTCTATAGGTGTTGCACCTGCAAG is drawn from Caldicellulosiruptor naganoensis and contains these coding sequences:
- the ilvB gene encoding biosynthetic-type acetolactate synthase large subunit, with the translated sequence MKLTGAEIIIECLKEQGVKEVFGYPGGAALNIYDALYKHQNEIKHYLTSHEQHASHAADGYARASGKVGVVFTTSGPGATNIVTGIATAYMDSVPIIAITGQVPTNLLGKDSFQEVDITGITMPITKHNFIVKDVNVLADTIRRAFEIAQSGRPGPVLIDVCKDVTAAYAEYEKKEPKKIKKKVFATQEEIEKAIELINSSQRPFICSGGGVISSEASEELIQFAEKINAPVATTLMGVGGFPSTHPNYTGLVGMHGTRASNYAVSHCDLLIAVGARFSDRVISKVDRFAPNAKIIHIDIDPAEIDKNVSTDIALVGDVKQILKILVDNIEKKTNTEWIEMIYEWKKNYPLSYPNDGKLHPQYVVERISALTNNDAIITTEVGQNQIWAAQFYKYQRPRQFISSGGLGTMGYGFGAAIGAKIARPDKVVIDIAGDGSFRMNCGELATAVHYNIPVIVALLNNGVLGMVRQWQGLFYGKRFSQTTLDRPPDFVKLADAYGALGIRVTSPDEVDRAILKALESGRPTVIDFVIDKDEKALPIVPPGAPIDEIID
- the ilvD gene encoding dihydroxy-acid dehydratase gives rise to the protein MRSDIVKKGFEKAPQRSLFKAMGYTDEELKRPLIAVVNSWNEVVPGHIHLDKIAEAVKAGIRLAGATPIEFNVIGVCDGIAMGHIGMKYSLITRELIADSIEAMVMAHQFDGMVLIPNCDKIVPGMLMAAARVNIPSILISGGPMLAGRIDNKVCDLNSVFEAVGAYSAGKITDEELFALEENACPGCGSCSGMFTANTMNCLSEALGLALPGNGTIPAVMAARIRLAKIAGMKIVELVERDIKPSDILTIEAFENALTVDMALGGSTNTILHLPAIANELGIKLNLDIINDISDRTPNLCKLSPAGHYHIEDLYFAGGVQAVMNELSKKGLIHLNLLTVTGKTVGENIKDAKVKDYNVIRPIDNPYSETGGLVIVRGNLAPDGAVVKKSAVPPKLMKHRGPARVFESGEEVFEAILKGKIQKGDVIVIRYEGPKGGPGMREMLSPTSALAGVGLIEDVALITDGRFSGATRGACFGHVSPEAAERGPIAAVQDGDIISIDIENKTLTLEVPEEEIKRRLESLPPFEPKVEKGYLYRYSKLVRSASTGAILE